The following proteins come from a genomic window of Pirellula staleyi DSM 6068:
- a CDS encoding BMC domain-containing protein produces MQAALGILEVFGLTPAMIALDTMEKAAEVRLFQWELNDWSGVVLKMTGDVSALRSAIDAGHAVSEQLQARPTSTIINRPDDRAMAALKSPLETSAVLQQGTVKNPNYEIVGGKSEVTVADQSSQALGFIETQGFVAVFEAIDSACKAANVEVIGKEKLGGGYITVVIRGDVAAVKAAIDAGTARAATLGKVIAGHVIARPSAGVMSLLPKS; encoded by the coding sequence GTGCAAGCAGCTCTTGGAATCCTGGAAGTCTTTGGACTGACACCGGCGATGATCGCCCTCGACACCATGGAAAAGGCCGCAGAAGTGCGTCTGTTCCAGTGGGAACTCAACGACTGGTCGGGGGTGGTGCTCAAGATGACGGGAGATGTCTCGGCGCTTCGTTCGGCAATCGACGCCGGACATGCCGTAAGCGAGCAGCTGCAAGCTCGTCCCACGTCGACGATTATCAATCGCCCCGATGATCGCGCGATGGCAGCTTTGAAGAGCCCTCTCGAAACTAGTGCCGTGCTTCAGCAAGGTACCGTGAAAAATCCTAATTACGAAATTGTTGGCGGAAAGAGTGAGGTAACTGTGGCTGATCAATCGTCGCAAGCGCTCGGCTTCATCGAAACCCAAGGCTTCGTTGCGGTGTTTGAGGCAATCGATTCGGCTTGTAAAGCTGCGAATGTGGAAGTCATCGGCAAGGAAAAGCTCGGTGGCGGATACATCACCGTGGTGATCCGTGGCGATGTGGCCGCTGTGAAAGCCGCCATCGACGCCGGCACCGCTCGCGCTGCAACGCTCGGCAAGGTGATTGCTGGACACGTCATCGCTCGCCCATCGGCTGGCGTGATGAGCCTGCTCCCTAAGTCCTAA
- a CDS encoding DUF1549 domain-containing protein, with translation MTSFVEKLRWKFLALLLAAGSLVKANAADEPINFHTQVVPILQSTCIKCHTGREAKGGLRMETREQLMAGGDSGAVVTVGSGEKSLLWQLAAGKEADRIMPAQGPRLTEEQLAIVKRWIDEGATWEEGFRFKSTEPKPLPPRIVELPPMPSGIAGDHPIDRILGHYLESHGIEQSQLVDDRMYLRRVSMDLVGELPSEELAATFLADKAADKRAKLVAQLLADRQAYAEHWLSFWNDHLRNAYRGTGFIDGGRKQITTWLYQALVDNKPYDKFVHELISPVPGSEGFSTGIVWRGTVNASQRPEMQAAQNIGQVFLGTNLKCASCHDSFVNHWKLTDAYGLAAVFAEKDLEIHRCDKPTGETATPGFVYPQLGAISSQLPRAERMKQLADLMVHPENGRLARVMVNRLWSQLMGRGIVEPLDDLDQDPWSSDLLDWLAVDLANHGYDLKHTLALICTSRAYQMPAVDAPKAEEAEYLFRGPIVRRMSAEQFVDAAAVLTASRPAKPAIDLPVVNDDGAKPADIKFAGRWIWNDRLAVDAAEGGRIYLRKTFELKSAVKRAFAVVSCDNQFELFVGGKKVASGNVWNEPTVVEITRDLAVGSNTVAAIAINWPDVEGNNGTEIKGKNPAGFVASLAIELDSGKWLNIGSDPSWLVASAKPEGDWTSPSYDDKGWSKAAQVAPIDGVPWRLANTLQERAQQVAGTRAFAQVRAAVVNDDALMRALGRPNREQVVTRRDSVATTLQALELTNGSTLDDMLTRGAKHWLTQEKTSPEMLVTRIYEQAVGRAPTTSEREIAVTVMGNQPDVNGVKDLLWIVLMLPEFQLVY, from the coding sequence ATGACGAGTTTCGTCGAAAAGCTTCGCTGGAAGTTCCTCGCGCTACTGCTTGCCGCAGGATCGCTTGTCAAGGCTAACGCTGCTGACGAGCCGATCAACTTCCATACCCAGGTGGTGCCGATTCTGCAGTCGACCTGCATCAAGTGCCACACTGGTCGCGAGGCCAAAGGTGGCTTGCGGATGGAAACTCGCGAGCAGCTGATGGCCGGCGGAGACAGCGGAGCTGTGGTGACGGTGGGAAGTGGCGAAAAAAGTTTGCTCTGGCAACTCGCTGCGGGAAAAGAAGCCGACCGAATCATGCCGGCCCAAGGCCCCCGTTTGACCGAAGAGCAACTGGCGATTGTCAAACGCTGGATTGATGAAGGAGCCACTTGGGAAGAAGGCTTTCGCTTCAAATCGACCGAGCCAAAGCCGCTGCCGCCACGCATCGTGGAACTGCCACCGATGCCCAGCGGAATTGCTGGCGATCATCCGATCGATCGAATACTGGGCCACTATCTCGAGTCGCATGGCATCGAGCAATCGCAGCTCGTCGACGACCGGATGTACTTGCGCCGCGTGAGCATGGATCTTGTCGGGGAACTTCCCTCCGAAGAACTCGCTGCTACGTTCCTGGCTGATAAAGCTGCCGATAAACGTGCCAAGCTTGTCGCGCAGCTGCTAGCCGATCGACAAGCCTATGCCGAGCACTGGCTCTCGTTTTGGAACGACCACTTGCGCAACGCCTATCGCGGAACCGGGTTCATTGATGGTGGTCGCAAGCAGATCACAACTTGGCTCTATCAGGCGCTCGTCGACAACAAGCCTTACGACAAGTTTGTGCACGAACTGATTAGCCCAGTGCCGGGAAGCGAAGGGTTCTCGACCGGCATTGTGTGGCGCGGAACAGTGAACGCGAGTCAGCGTCCCGAGATGCAGGCCGCACAAAATATCGGCCAGGTGTTTCTCGGCACGAATCTCAAGTGCGCATCGTGTCACGATAGTTTTGTGAATCACTGGAAACTAACCGACGCTTATGGTCTCGCCGCTGTTTTCGCCGAGAAAGATCTCGAAATTCATCGCTGCGACAAACCAACGGGCGAGACGGCGACTCCCGGTTTTGTGTATCCACAGCTGGGGGCGATTAGCTCGCAGTTGCCTCGCGCCGAGCGGATGAAACAACTGGCCGACCTGATGGTGCATCCTGAAAACGGAAGGCTTGCGCGGGTGATGGTCAACCGCTTGTGGAGCCAACTGATGGGGCGCGGCATTGTGGAACCACTCGACGACCTCGATCAAGATCCTTGGAGCAGCGACTTGCTCGATTGGCTGGCGGTCGATCTGGCCAATCATGGCTACGATCTGAAGCATACCCTCGCGCTCATTTGCACGTCGCGCGCTTATCAAATGCCAGCTGTCGATGCCCCCAAGGCAGAAGAAGCTGAGTACTTGTTTCGCGGTCCAATCGTGCGACGCATGTCGGCCGAGCAGTTCGTCGATGCTGCTGCGGTGCTCACTGCGAGTCGTCCCGCGAAACCGGCAATCGACCTGCCTGTGGTGAATGACGATGGTGCCAAACCTGCCGACATCAAGTTCGCTGGGCGTTGGATTTGGAATGATCGACTCGCTGTCGATGCTGCGGAGGGTGGCCGCATCTACTTACGAAAAACCTTCGAGCTGAAATCGGCTGTCAAACGTGCGTTTGCGGTGGTCAGCTGCGATAACCAGTTTGAACTGTTTGTAGGTGGCAAAAAAGTTGCCTCGGGCAATGTGTGGAACGAGCCGACCGTGGTCGAGATCACTCGCGACTTGGCAGTCGGATCGAACACCGTGGCTGCCATCGCGATCAACTGGCCCGATGTCGAGGGGAATAACGGAACCGAGATTAAAGGGAAAAATCCCGCCGGATTTGTCGCATCGCTTGCCATTGAACTCGATAGCGGCAAGTGGCTGAACATCGGTAGCGATCCTAGCTGGCTGGTGGCCAGCGCGAAGCCCGAGGGGGATTGGACTTCACCTTCGTACGACGACAAGGGATGGAGCAAGGCGGCACAAGTGGCACCGATCGATGGGGTGCCTTGGCGTTTGGCGAATACGCTCCAAGAGCGCGCGCAACAAGTTGCTGGAACGCGCGCTTTTGCGCAAGTTCGCGCGGCTGTGGTCAACGACGATGCACTGATGCGTGCCCTGGGACGCCCCAATCGCGAACAGGTGGTCACGCGCCGCGATAGTGTCGCCACCACGCTGCAAGCACTGGAACTCACCAACGGCAGCACGCTCGATGATATGCTCACGCGCGGCGCAAAGCATTGGCTAACGCAGGAAAAAACGAGCCCCGAGATGCTGGTAACTCGCATCTACGAGCAAGCGGTGGGACGTGCTCCCACGACCAGCGAACGAGAGATCGCCGTCACTGTCATGGGTAATCAGCCCGACGTAAATGGCGTCAAGGATTTGCTCTGGATCGTGCTGATGCTGCCCGAGTTTCAGCTGGTGTATTAG
- a CDS encoding phytanoyl-CoA dioxygenase family protein: MSVTRTFNSSELAAYVQDGFFVVRGLFDRDEISKLLDFAQSDAAFAGSLYGRRDATGKETKLALWNHAGSDLYSMFARSPRIVDRMEQALGGEVYLYHMKMMLKEPHVGGAWEWHQDYGYWYNNGCLFPLLASSLIAVSAATKANGCLQVLRGSHHMGRIDHGKTGDQTGADLERVEAAMKTMELVYVECQPGDAIFFDSNLLHRSDANTSSDPRWSLICCYNARRNDPYKQSKHPQYSQLDKVDDSAIRTWNSAAEIAK, translated from the coding sequence ATGAGTGTGACGCGAACTTTCAACAGCAGCGAACTGGCGGCTTACGTCCAAGATGGATTTTTTGTCGTGCGGGGTTTGTTCGATCGCGACGAGATCAGCAAACTCCTCGATTTCGCTCAAAGCGATGCCGCCTTTGCGGGAAGCCTTTACGGCCGCCGCGATGCCACTGGCAAGGAGACAAAGCTCGCTCTCTGGAATCATGCCGGCAGCGACCTCTACAGCATGTTTGCTCGCTCGCCACGCATCGTCGACCGGATGGAGCAAGCGCTCGGTGGCGAAGTCTATCTCTATCACATGAAAATGATGCTCAAAGAGCCGCATGTCGGTGGGGCTTGGGAATGGCACCAGGATTACGGCTACTGGTACAACAACGGCTGTCTCTTCCCGCTCCTTGCCAGCTCGCTGATTGCGGTTTCTGCTGCGACCAAAGCGAACGGCTGTCTGCAAGTGCTGCGAGGTTCGCACCACATGGGTCGGATCGATCACGGCAAGACCGGCGATCAAACCGGAGCCGACCTCGAGCGAGTGGAAGCGGCGATGAAAACGATGGAACTGGTGTATGTCGAGTGCCAGCCTGGCGATGCGATTTTCTTCGACAGCAACTTGCTCCATCGGAGCGACGCCAACACCTCGAGCGACCCGCGTTGGTCGCTGATTTGCTGCTACAACGCCCGCCGCAACGATCCCTATAAACAGTCGAAGCACCCGCAATACTCGCAGCTGGACAAAGTCGACGACAGCGCGATTCGCACCTGGAACTCTGCTGCGGAGATCGCCAAGTGA
- a CDS encoding phosphoribosylanthranilate isomerase produces the protein MIPRVKICCISSSWELATAVAHGASAVGLVSAMPSGPGVIDEPLIAQLARETPPGVASFLLTSLQSASAIVDQHQRTRTSTVQICDAVPIADYASLRAGMPGAKLVQVIHVEGEAALDEALQVAPHVDAILLDSGRPNQSTKELGGTGRVHDWRVSQKIREQVGVPIYLAGGLHPNNVRRAIDEVGPFGLDLCSSVRTEGVLDPRKLEAFFRAVRA, from the coding sequence ATGATTCCGCGCGTCAAGATCTGCTGCATTTCGAGCTCCTGGGAACTCGCCACCGCAGTGGCCCATGGAGCCTCCGCCGTCGGGCTCGTGTCGGCTATGCCGAGTGGTCCAGGGGTGATCGACGAACCCCTCATTGCCCAGTTGGCCCGCGAAACGCCTCCCGGCGTGGCGTCGTTTCTGCTCACCAGCCTGCAATCGGCCTCGGCGATCGTCGACCAGCATCAGCGGACTCGAACTAGCACTGTACAAATCTGCGATGCAGTTCCCATCGCCGACTACGCTTCTCTGCGGGCCGGTATGCCGGGAGCCAAGCTCGTGCAGGTGATCCACGTGGAAGGAGAGGCCGCGCTCGACGAAGCGCTGCAAGTGGCCCCTCACGTCGACGCCATTTTGCTCGATAGTGGCCGGCCTAATCAGTCGACCAAAGAGCTCGGTGGCACGGGACGTGTGCACGACTGGCGTGTGAGCCAAAAAATTCGTGAGCAGGTGGGAGTTCCGATCTACTTAGCGGGTGGTTTGCACCCCAACAACGTGCGTCGAGCGATCGACGAAGTGGGACCGTTCGGCCTCGATTTGTGCAGCAGTGTACGGACCGAAGGCGTCCTTGACCCGCGAAAGCTCGAAGCGTTCTTTCGTGCTGTTCGGGCCTAG
- a CDS encoding thioredoxin family protein has product MSKHAPIIALALLLVASLASGQDQIRWTADFRQACEMAAEQRRLVLLHFYSDDCPPCVKLDRNVFSQADVATAIDRNYVAVKVHVKQNPQLAMRYQIRQWPTDVIVSPSGLEVFRTVSPQSPRDYIALMEQVAQQAGSTTGQQTPSPGPATDVAREPVYANQQTAASSPYAQAPIENTSVRSSYQPVADAATTANNSVYGNPAASPYIANGGQFGGYGMTPPAATPGQPAAAAPVENSQPMANRYSGGYQPAASQTPVAPARESYTQQPSAPQYTQQGVMTNPYASAPAPAGSESAYQQQPAPSAATPSYSAQGSYAPPASSQAGYGNSGYGQQSYGQQSYGQQAYNDPGYGASGYGQTAEASQNPVVPASANPPLSSAQNQFIAAVDAPQLAMDGYCVITLLDRRAWKKGDPQWGAVHRGRTYLFASEAEQKKFLVDPDRYSPILSGCDPVVFARSGKLVEGKRAFAIAYGERLFLFSDASALDEFGRAPENYAVPARQAMMQADTQLR; this is encoded by the coding sequence ATGTCAAAGCACGCTCCCATCATCGCCTTGGCGCTCCTTTTGGTCGCCTCGCTCGCCTCGGGACAGGATCAGATCCGCTGGACCGCCGATTTCCGTCAGGCATGCGAAATGGCGGCTGAACAGCGTCGCCTGGTGCTGCTGCACTTCTATTCCGACGACTGCCCTCCCTGCGTGAAGCTCGATCGCAACGTCTTCTCGCAAGCTGATGTGGCGACCGCGATCGATCGCAACTACGTCGCCGTGAAAGTGCACGTCAAACAAAATCCTCAACTGGCGATGCGATATCAGATTCGTCAGTGGCCCACCGATGTGATTGTGAGTCCCTCGGGTCTCGAAGTGTTTCGCACGGTGAGCCCTCAATCGCCACGCGACTATATCGCTTTGATGGAACAAGTGGCTCAGCAAGCTGGTAGCACCACAGGTCAGCAGACCCCGTCGCCCGGACCTGCCACCGATGTGGCACGCGAGCCGGTGTATGCCAATCAGCAGACAGCTGCGAGCTCGCCTTACGCTCAAGCTCCCATCGAAAACACGTCGGTTCGGTCGTCGTATCAACCTGTGGCTGATGCTGCAACGACAGCCAACAACTCAGTCTACGGCAATCCTGCGGCGAGCCCTTACATTGCCAACGGTGGCCAGTTCGGCGGCTATGGCATGACGCCTCCTGCTGCAACACCAGGCCAACCTGCTGCTGCGGCACCGGTCGAAAACTCGCAGCCGATGGCGAATCGTTATTCGGGGGGCTATCAGCCTGCCGCATCGCAAACGCCAGTGGCACCTGCTCGCGAGAGCTACACCCAGCAGCCGAGCGCACCACAGTACACGCAGCAAGGTGTGATGACGAATCCTTATGCGTCAGCCCCTGCCCCAGCGGGTAGCGAATCGGCCTATCAGCAGCAGCCTGCACCTAGCGCTGCCACGCCAAGCTATAGCGCCCAAGGTAGTTATGCACCACCAGCCAGCAGCCAGGCGGGATATGGCAACTCGGGCTATGGTCAGCAGAGCTATGGCCAGCAGAGCTACGGCCAGCAGGCTTACAACGATCCAGGATATGGCGCATCCGGCTATGGTCAAACCGCTGAGGCTTCGCAGAATCCCGTGGTTCCAGCTTCGGCGAATCCCCCCCTCAGCTCAGCACAAAATCAGTTCATCGCTGCTGTGGATGCACCTCAGTTGGCAATGGATGGCTACTGCGTCATCACGCTGCTCGATCGCCGGGCTTGGAAGAAGGGCGATCCACAGTGGGGAGCCGTCCATCGCGGTCGCACCTACTTGTTCGCCTCGGAAGCGGAGCAGAAGAAGTTTCTCGTCGATCCCGATCGCTACAGCCCGATTCTCTCGGGATGCGATCCTGTGGTATTCGCTCGGTCGGGCAAACTGGTGGAAGGAAAGCGAGCCTTCGCGATTGCCTATGGCGAGCGGCTCTTCCTCTTCTCCGATGCCAGTGCTCTCGATGAGTTCGGACGCGCACCAGAGAACTACGCAGTTCCTGCTCGGCAAGCGATGATGCAAGCCGACACGCAGCTACGATAA
- a CDS encoding ATP-binding protein produces the protein MATLFVMQGRDRGKRFELGDLPLSMGRESGNRAQLQDNEVSRRHAEVRKVDGGFVLFDLGSSNGTFVNAQQVSEHKLSTGDRLQLGRTMMVFSDDDSGSLNSLVHEVNIVTHTADDGGSRIVRSVRPDEAAGDLSAGGSAESPWLARARSNLQIMYRTALAVSHTLDIDQLLQRILEMIFEWVEADRGCVMMIDHETGELTPIASRNRRGVKVDERLAISRTILDFVMDHKEGVLTSDARDDSRWDATDGSIVTLGVREAICVPLQGRYGIVGVIYIDTYTPPGKSLERRIGNRFSEEHLKLMVAIGHQAALAVEDTSYYSAMVQAERLAAMGQTIATLSHHIKNILQGIRGGSFLIEEGLRVTDNDVVRKGWRIVEKNQERISNLVMDMLTFSKQREPDPVAADMNECVSDVVELMQTRAHEAEVELLFHPFEGLPLLMADPDLLHRAILNVVTNAIDACEKQPGGKVEVSVTYLPSEKLLRIAVADNGEGIQPDDIKKIFSVFESRKGARGTGLGLPVSQKILREHGGDVRVESTVGAGSTFYLEIPAHLPDASKTSNTLFSPPEMPQ, from the coding sequence ATGGCGACCCTTTTCGTCATGCAAGGCCGCGATCGCGGCAAACGCTTCGAACTAGGGGATCTTCCGCTCTCGATGGGGCGCGAAAGTGGCAACCGCGCGCAGCTGCAAGATAATGAAGTTTCGCGGCGGCATGCCGAAGTTCGAAAGGTCGATGGAGGCTTCGTGCTGTTCGACCTGGGCAGCAGCAATGGCACGTTTGTGAATGCTCAGCAAGTGAGCGAGCACAAACTGAGCACCGGCGATCGATTGCAGCTGGGACGCACCATGATGGTGTTTAGCGACGACGATTCCGGTTCGCTGAACTCGCTGGTGCACGAGGTGAATATCGTCACGCACACCGCCGACGATGGTGGCTCGCGAATCGTCCGTTCGGTTCGACCCGATGAAGCCGCTGGCGATTTATCGGCAGGCGGAAGTGCCGAAAGTCCGTGGCTTGCACGAGCACGATCGAATTTGCAAATCATGTACCGCACAGCACTTGCGGTGAGTCATACGCTCGACATCGATCAGCTGCTGCAGCGCATTTTGGAGATGATTTTCGAGTGGGTCGAAGCCGATCGCGGCTGCGTGATGATGATCGACCACGAGACTGGCGAGCTCACGCCGATTGCCAGTCGAAACCGGCGGGGAGTGAAAGTCGACGAGCGATTGGCGATCAGCCGCACGATTCTCGACTTTGTGATGGACCATAAAGAGGGTGTACTCACGAGCGATGCCCGCGACGACAGCCGCTGGGATGCGACCGATGGGAGTATTGTGACGCTCGGTGTTCGCGAGGCGATTTGCGTTCCGCTGCAGGGGCGCTATGGAATTGTCGGCGTCATCTACATCGATACCTACACCCCTCCCGGCAAGAGTCTCGAGCGGCGCATCGGAAATCGCTTCTCCGAGGAGCATCTGAAGCTGATGGTGGCGATCGGTCATCAGGCGGCTTTAGCGGTCGAAGATACGTCGTACTATTCCGCGATGGTGCAGGCCGAACGCTTGGCGGCGATGGGGCAAACCATTGCCACGCTGTCGCACCACATCAAGAACATTCTGCAGGGCATTCGAGGAGGGAGCTTCCTGATTGAAGAGGGGCTCCGCGTGACCGATAACGATGTGGTCCGCAAAGGTTGGCGGATCGTCGAAAAGAACCAGGAACGGATCTCGAACCTGGTGATGGACATGCTGACGTTCAGCAAGCAGCGCGAGCCCGATCCGGTGGCTGCTGATATGAACGAGTGCGTGTCGGACGTCGTCGAGTTGATGCAGACCCGAGCACACGAAGCTGAAGTCGAACTGCTGTTCCATCCGTTCGAGGGGCTTCCGCTGCTGATGGCCGATCCCGATCTGCTCCACCGGGCCATTTTGAACGTGGTGACCAACGCCATCGATGCCTGCGAAAAACAGCCGGGGGGAAAAGTGGAAGTGTCGGTCACCTATCTCCCCAGCGAAAAGCTGCTGCGCATTGCAGTGGCTGATAACGGTGAGGGGATTCAGCCCGACGATATCAAGAAGATCTTCTCGGTCTTCGAGTCACGCAAAGGTGCTCGTGGGACAGGTCTCGGGCTTCCGGTGAGCCAGAAGATTCTGCGCGAGCATGGTGGCGATGTGCGGGTCGAAAGCACCGTCGGGGCAGGGAGCACTTTCTATCTCGAGATCCCGGCCCATTTGCCCGATGCCTCGAAAACGAGCAACACCCTGTTCTCACCGCCAGAAATGCCGCAGTAG
- a CDS encoding secretion protein, with the protein MFSRRHFLALSLATASSLALSQQLLAEDEKPADAKLPAGDKPAEERPGEVVIKVDASETPDLARWCDDAAAILKEWHPKIEALLATEGFTAPREIKIMMRKDMKGVAATGGTTIYVAANYVRQNPDDKGMMVHELTHAIQRYPKYDPAWLVEAIADYVRFYHYEPGVKLDRVDPNRQSYRDGYRSSSMFVAWCKETEGDKLFLALHGALRQGKYRYDLWKEACGKSLDRLWADFLESNAAQGRS; encoded by the coding sequence ATGTTCTCCCGCCGCCATTTTCTTGCTTTGAGCCTAGCTACAGCTTCATCCCTCGCGCTTTCGCAGCAGCTGCTGGCCGAGGATGAAAAGCCTGCTGATGCCAAGCTCCCTGCTGGGGACAAGCCTGCTGAAGAGCGGCCGGGCGAGGTCGTCATTAAGGTCGATGCCAGCGAAACGCCCGACTTGGCACGCTGGTGCGACGATGCTGCGGCGATCTTAAAAGAGTGGCATCCGAAAATCGAAGCGCTGCTGGCGACGGAAGGTTTCACCGCCCCGCGCGAAATCAAAATCATGATGCGAAAAGATATGAAGGGAGTCGCCGCCACGGGTGGCACCACAATCTATGTCGCGGCCAACTACGTCCGGCAGAATCCCGACGACAAAGGGATGATGGTACACGAACTAACGCACGCCATTCAGCGCTACCCAAAATACGATCCTGCTTGGCTCGTCGAAGCGATCGCCGACTACGTCCGGTTCTATCACTACGAGCCGGGTGTGAAGCTCGACCGCGTCGATCCGAACCGGCAAAGCTATCGCGATGGCTACCGCAGTTCCTCGATGTTCGTCGCGTGGTGTAAAGAGACGGAAGGGGACAAGCTCTTCCTGGCCCTCCATGGAGCACTTCGCCAAGGCAAATATCGCTACGACTTGTGGAAAGAAGCTTGCGGCAAAAGCCTCGATCGCCTCTGGGCCGACTTCCTCGAATCAAACGCCGCCCAAGGCCGCAGTTAG
- a CDS encoding DUF1501 domain-containing protein, protein MIIRPSTNRRDFLATMSAASLAAMLSGDPRQIAAAEAPKAKAEAVILLWMGGGMAHTETFDPKLYTPFEKGMDANRVLSTFPAIDTVVDNIKISEGLENIAQVMDRATLIRSYTAGDLGFILHSRHQYHWHTGYAPPQTVAAPHIGSVIARTLGPRDPAMPAFIDIGQRFELGEGEELKAFHTAGFLGSEHGPFLIPMPDQALASVQPPPGMTMERFQKRYEAMKKLSSSSPIAQNGSDFQRTSLERSLDNAFRLLSSPAAKAFDLSLEPKESYDRYNTGRFGLGCLLARRLVESGARFIEVTTEYIPFLNWDTHDNGHTRLRELKKQIDMPIAQLVRDLEERGMLDKTLIVLASEFSRDMMMEGRPEATVRDQVQVPTKVQELKEYGMHRHFTGAGSVLMFGGGLKKGHVHGITADERPVDTIKDRVVIEDLHATIYTALGISPKLAYEVEARPFYVTRDGLGKSIDSLFA, encoded by the coding sequence ATGATTATTCGCCCCAGCACTAATCGCCGGGACTTTTTGGCCACGATGTCGGCGGCATCACTCGCTGCGATGCTCAGTGGCGATCCTCGCCAAATCGCAGCAGCGGAAGCTCCGAAAGCAAAAGCCGAGGCGGTGATTTTGTTGTGGATGGGAGGGGGTATGGCGCATACCGAAACCTTCGATCCCAAGCTCTACACACCGTTTGAGAAAGGGATGGATGCCAATCGGGTTTTGAGCACATTTCCCGCCATCGACACGGTCGTCGACAACATCAAGATCTCCGAGGGGCTGGAGAATATCGCGCAGGTGATGGACCGCGCGACTCTGATTCGCTCTTACACGGCGGGCGATCTTGGATTCATTCTGCACTCGCGACATCAGTATCATTGGCACACCGGCTATGCGCCGCCGCAAACGGTTGCTGCGCCGCATATTGGCTCGGTGATTGCGCGCACACTTGGCCCGCGCGATCCGGCGATGCCTGCGTTCATCGACATTGGACAGCGGTTTGAACTGGGCGAAGGGGAAGAGCTGAAGGCGTTTCATACCGCTGGCTTTTTGGGAAGCGAGCATGGTCCGTTTTTGATTCCGATGCCCGATCAGGCGCTCGCTTCAGTACAGCCCCCACCGGGGATGACGATGGAGCGTTTTCAAAAGCGCTATGAGGCGATGAAGAAGCTTTCGTCGTCGAGCCCCATCGCACAAAACGGTAGCGATTTCCAACGCACTTCGCTCGAACGGTCACTCGATAATGCCTTCAGACTGCTGAGCAGTCCAGCTGCGAAAGCGTTCGATTTATCGCTCGAACCCAAGGAAAGCTACGACCGTTACAACACCGGCCGCTTTGGGCTGGGGTGTCTGCTCGCTCGTCGTTTGGTCGAGTCGGGCGCGCGATTCATCGAAGTTACCACCGAGTACATTCCGTTCCTCAACTGGGACACGCACGACAATGGCCACACGCGTTTGCGCGAGCTGAAGAAGCAGATCGATATGCCGATTGCTCAGCTGGTGCGCGATCTCGAAGAGCGAGGGATGCTCGACAAAACGCTCATCGTGCTCGCCAGCGAATTCAGCCGCGACATGATGATGGAGGGGCGCCCCGAAGCAACCGTGCGCGATCAGGTGCAAGTTCCGACCAAAGTGCAGGAACTGAAAGAGTATGGCATGCACCGACACTTCACCGGCGCTGGTAGCGTGCTGATGTTCGGCGGTGGACTTAAGAAGGGGCACGTGCATGGCATCACAGCCGATGAACGCCCCGTCGATACCATCAAAGATCGCGTGGTAATTGAAGACCTACACGCGACGATCTACACCGCTTTAGGCATCAGCCCCAAGCTGGCGTATGAAGTGGAAGCTCGGCCGTTCTACGTCACCCGCGATGGCCTTGGCAAATCGATCGACTCGCTCTTTGCGTAA